Proteins encoded together in one Halorubellus sp. JP-L1 window:
- a CDS encoding phenylalanine--tRNA ligase subunit alpha, which translates to MELKATHVAVLETADATEPRSVDAIADESGEPPESVVGAAFDLAERGLVDVTERVEESVALTAEGERYRDAGLPEVRLYRAAKAAGATGDEAVPMGEVIGASDLGDAVDIALANYARKGYGVVESGEITADADAAPDADPEAAALDAVAAGEAVDDDVRENLERRNLVEVTERTLRFVELTEDGVTALMEGVEATDAVGQVTPELLSSGEWREAEFAEYDVEADADVEYGGKEHVLRQTAERVKDVLVGMGFEEMDGPHADAEFWINDCLFMPQDHPARTHWDQFALDVPPMQDLPEELMARVEDAHRNGVGEDGDGYHSPWGEEMARGVDLRGHTTSLSMRYLSGHAVGDLEPPQRYFSVEKVYRNDTLDATHLLEFFQIEGWVMAEDLSVRDLMGTFEEFYAQFGITDIEFKPHYNPYTEPSFELFGEHPETGEVVEIGNSGLFREEVLSPLGVDCDVMAWGLALERLLMLTHGFEDIRDVHGTLVDLEFLRDEEVVY; encoded by the coding sequence ATGGAACTGAAAGCGACACACGTCGCGGTCCTGGAGACCGCGGACGCGACCGAGCCGCGGTCGGTCGACGCGATCGCCGACGAGTCCGGGGAACCGCCGGAGTCCGTCGTCGGCGCGGCGTTCGACCTGGCCGAGCGCGGGCTCGTCGACGTGACCGAGCGCGTCGAGGAGTCGGTGGCCCTGACCGCGGAAGGCGAGAGGTATCGTGACGCGGGCCTCCCGGAGGTCCGATTGTACCGAGCGGCGAAGGCGGCCGGTGCGACCGGCGACGAGGCGGTGCCGATGGGCGAGGTCATCGGCGCGAGCGACCTCGGCGACGCCGTGGACATCGCGCTCGCGAACTACGCCCGGAAGGGGTACGGCGTCGTCGAGAGCGGCGAGATCACTGCCGACGCGGACGCGGCCCCGGACGCGGACCCGGAGGCGGCGGCGCTCGACGCGGTCGCTGCTGGCGAGGCCGTCGACGACGACGTCCGCGAGAACCTCGAGCGCCGGAACCTCGTCGAGGTGACAGAGCGCACGCTCCGGTTCGTGGAACTGACCGAGGACGGCGTCACCGCGCTCATGGAGGGCGTGGAGGCGACCGACGCCGTCGGTCAGGTGACGCCGGAGCTGCTGTCCTCGGGCGAGTGGCGCGAAGCGGAGTTCGCCGAGTACGACGTCGAGGCGGACGCGGACGTCGAGTACGGCGGGAAGGAGCACGTGCTTCGCCAGACCGCCGAGCGCGTGAAGGACGTCCTCGTCGGGATGGGTTTCGAGGAGATGGACGGCCCGCACGCGGACGCGGAGTTCTGGATCAACGACTGCCTGTTCATGCCCCAGGACCATCCCGCTCGCACGCACTGGGACCAGTTCGCGCTCGACGTGCCGCCGATGCAGGACCTCCCCGAAGAGCTCATGGCGCGCGTCGAGGACGCGCACCGGAACGGCGTCGGCGAGGACGGCGACGGCTATCACTCGCCGTGGGGCGAGGAGATGGCGCGCGGCGTCGACCTGCGCGGGCACACCACATCGCTGTCCATGCGATACCTCTCCGGGCACGCGGTCGGCGACCTGGAACCGCCCCAGCGGTACTTCTCCGTGGAGAAGGTGTACCGGAACGATACCCTGGACGCGACGCACCTCCTGGAGTTCTTCCAGATCGAGGGCTGGGTGATGGCCGAAGACCTCAGCGTGCGCGACCTCATGGGGACGTTCGAGGAGTTCTACGCGCAGTTCGGCATCACGGACATCGAGTTCAAGCCCCACTACAATCCCTACACGGAGCCGAGCTTCGAGCTGTTCGGCGAGCACCCGGAGACCGGCGAGGTCGTCGAGATCGGGAACTCGGGGCTGTTCCGCGAGGAGGTCCTGTCGCCGCTGGGCGTGGACTGTGACGTGATGGCGTGGGGGCTCGCGCTGGAGCGCCTGCTGATGCTCACGCACGGGTTCGAGGACATCCGTGACGTGCACGGGACGCTCGTCGACCTCGAGTTCCTCCGCGACGAGGAGGTGGTGTACTGA